A stretch of Henckelia pumila isolate YLH828 chromosome 4, ASM3356847v2, whole genome shotgun sequence DNA encodes these proteins:
- the LOC140894639 gene encoding tubby-like F-box protein 7 — translation MSLRRSFLPRRIIHRSFTLSKSCKESKSSEIESICDLDNGILREGGSKLEGIGDDDGNGQHQRGGVASGGLGGPDSGTWASLLPELLGEIIQRVEASEDKWPQRQNVVAFGCVCKRWREATKEVVEKTSVHHPGKITFPSSLKKPGPRDSPLQCIIKRDKKNATFYLYLALSPSFTDKGKFLLAARRYRNGAHTEYIISLDADDLSQGSKAYVGKLRSDFLGTNFTIYDSQPPHSGAKPSSSRAGRRFASKQISPQVPAGNFEVGHVSYKFNLLKSRGPRRMACSLKCRFLEESTDNNQDVVKAKKPEPYTPALTILKNKAPRWHEHLECWCLNFHGRVTVASVKNFQLVATMDQSQPGGKGDEETVLLQFGKVGDDTFTMDYRQPLSAFQAFAICLTSFGTKLACE, via the exons ATGTCATTGAGACGATCTTTCCTCCCGCGAAGAATCATCCACCGGTCCTTCACACTCTCCAAATCTTGCAAAGAATCCAAGTCCTCGGAAATCGAATCTATCTGCGATTTGGATAACGGTATCCTCCGGGAAGGGGGCAGCAAATTGGAAGGAATCGGTGATGATGATGGAAACGGGCAGCATCAGCGTGGCGGCGTGGCTTCTGGTGGATTGGGTGGACCTGACTCCGGTACGTGGGCGAGTTTGTTGCCGGAGCTGCTCGGGGAAATAATACAGAGGGTGGAAGCGAGTGAAGACAAATGGCCGCAACGCCAAAACGTCGTCGCATTTGGATGCGTTTGCAAGCGGTGGAGAGAAGCCACGAAAGAAGTGGTGGAAAAGACCTCTGTACATCACCCCGGGAAAATCACCTTCCCTTCCTCCCTAAAAAAG CCAGGGCCGCGAGACTCTCCGCTTCAATGTATCATAAAACGTGACAAGAAAAATGCAACATTTTACCTTTATCTGGCTCTCTCACCAT CATTTACGGACAAAGGCAAGTTTCTCTTAGCAGCACGACGCTATAGAAATGGTGCCCACACCGAGTACATTATATCTCTGGATGCTGATGATCTATCTCAAGGTAGTAAAGCCTATGTTGGAAAATTGAG GTCAGATTTCCTCGGTACCAATTTCACCATCTATGACAGCCAACCACCGCACAGTGGAGCGAAGCCATCAAGTAGTAGAGCTGGCCGCCGTTTTGCAAGCAAGCAGATAAGTCCCCAAGTCCCAGCTGGTAACTTTGAAGTCGGGCATGTGTCATACAAGTTCAATCTCTTGAAATCAAGAGGTCCTAGGAGGATGGCGTGCTCCCTTAAATGCCGATTTCTTGAGGAATCAACTGATAATAATCAAGACGTCGTTAAAGCGAAGAAGCCAGAGCCCTATACTCCAGCGCTCacaattttgaaaaacaaaGCCCCGCGATGGCACGAACATTTGGAATGCTGGTGCTTGAATTTCCATGGCAGAGTAACTGTCGCGTCGGTCAAGAATTTTCAACTCGTCGCCACTATGGATCAAAGTCAGCCTGGAGGAAAGGGTGATGAGGAGACGGTGCTGCTTCAGTTTGGGAAAGTTGGTGATGACACTTTCACAATGGATTATAGGCAGCCCCTATCAGCTTTCCAAGCCTTTGCTATTTGTCTGACCAGTTTTGGGACAAAACTGGCATGCGAGTAA